In Nymphaea colorata isolate Beijing-Zhang1983 chromosome 5, ASM883128v2, whole genome shotgun sequence, one genomic interval encodes:
- the LOC116255309 gene encoding probable WRKY transcription factor 49, whose amino-acid sequence MEEMSLEDEELLREFLDDGSSFILDLASESAPGPELTGASASRTFYGPTLGDIQTALSACYQSPAFKTRQTAAAFATTTITTCTSSTETAGFRSALSFPDKGWEKAKAENKYTLRIKSCGNGAVDDGYKWRKYGQKIIKNSPNPRSYYKCTNPQCNAKKQVERSSDDPETLVVTYEGLHLHYTYPFYQLRQQPGVHPREPVTESTKRPRVQLVEPKTSPLEESPLIFKHQDQQPQPKPNCPNSSVKVEESNSSPLSTPQPQLGLLQDIVPLGIMNPLLPPACARARSLSSPPSSPSSFLSSSPPLSSLPASTCSTSSSWLSNGSYDVGILSSK is encoded by the exons ATGGAGGAGATGTCTCTGGAGGACGAAGAGCTCCTGAGGGAGTTTCTAGACGACGGGTCCTCCTTCATCCTTGACCTCGCGAGTGAGTCGGCACCGGGGCCTGAATTGACCGGCGCCTCTGCTTCAAGAACTTTCTACGGGCCAACGCTAGGAGACATTCAAACTGCACTGTCAGCCTGCTACCAGTCGCCGGCGTTCAAAACCCGGCAAACTGCTGCCGCTTTTGCTACCACCACTATTACCACCTGCACAAGTAGCACTGAAACGGCTGGATTCCGATCAGC GCTTTCGTTTCCGGACAAAGGATGGGAGAAGGCCAAGGCGGAGAACAAGTATACTCTCAGGATCAAGAGCTGTGGGAATGGCGCAGTTGATGATGGGTACAAATGGAGGAAATATGGCCAGAAGATCATCAAGAACAGCCCCAACCCcag GAGTTACTATAAATGTACCAATCCACAATGCAATGCAAAGAAGCAGGTGGAGAGATCCTCAGATGATCCTGAAACACTTGTGGTGACATATGAAGGGCTCCACCTCCATTACACCTATCCCTTCTACCAGTTAAGGCAACAGCCAGGGGTGCACCCTAGAGAGCCAGTGACTGAAAGCACTAAAAGGCCCAGGGTTCAGTTGGTTGAGCCCAAAACAAGCCCACTAGAGGAATCACCTTTAATTTTCAAGCACCAAGACCAACAACCCCAACCAAAACCCAACTGCCCTAATTCCTCAGTAAAGGTTGAAGAATCTAATTCTTCCCCTCTATCTACTCCACAACCCCAACTTGGCCTCCTTCAAGATATTGTTCCACTAGGCATCATGAACCCCTTGCTACCTCCAGCTTGTGCTAGAGCTAGATCACTATCATCACCACCATCGTCACCTTCATCCTTCTTATCTTCATCCCCACCTCTGTCATCACTACCAGCATCAACATGCTCTACTTCCTCTTCCTGGCTCAGTAATGGCTCCTATGATGTGGGTATCCTCTCTAGCAAGTGA